A stretch of DNA from Desmospora activa DSM 45169:
TTTTCGTCAGGGGAGTATGTCTGATCAAAATTTATACAGGATTAGTATAAATAGAGTAATCATAATTCTTTAGACGGAGCTCCCCCTGAAGCGATCGATTCTCGGGCTGCGGCGCTTTCTGCGTTGCCGGATCCTGCTTGCAAAAACATCGGCTTAATCCGATCCTCAGGAAACAAATCGTTCTGGATGTGAGTCAGGTAACGTTGAAATAGTACGGCCAGTGCGCAGATAGAGGGAAAAGGGCCTAATATCAGCAGCAGCAATCCACCAAACAACACTCCTACAATCGTGGCAATGGTACTGTCATTCAACAACTGCAAGATCAGCCATGGAAAAACGGTAAAAAAGATGACGATCACCGTTCCCAATATACCGGCAAAGGATGCGCCGAAAAGGGAGACGAAGGTGGAGCCAAAGCGGCGAAAGACAGCAGTAAAGCCATAGCCGAAGGAGCGAATCGCTCCCATCTCTTCGGTAACCATTACGACCCACATGTGACAGGAAGCCGCTGCCAGAAACAGGAGCAATCCTGTGCTGACGATAAAAAATGAAACTTGCCAATACCAATCGGTCGGTAGTAGCGGCCATAAAAACCACCATAGAGCTGTGAACAGAATAAAGATGGCGGCTTGTATCAATACCAAAACCAATGTCCGTAGGAGATAGCGAAAGCCGCAGGCAAAAAAATGTCCCAGGGACACCCGCTGTTCCACTGCGGCTTGCCGAACCACTCCCATCAACCCGGAGGCGTAAAATAAAGCGGAGAAAAGGGTAAACAAGGACAACAACACTCCATAGCCAATCAAGATGGTGTTACTCTTTTGCACCGCTTGTAGCAGTTGGGCGCCTACTTCCCGCCAAGCGCCGGGAGCATCCAGCCAGGACTGACCTAGTGCGATCAGGTGCGACATTTCGGAGCGGAGTAACAGTCCCAACAGTAAATGTGGGATCAGAAGTAGGACAGTGACGGTGATACCGCCGAACAGAGCGCTTATCCATAGTTTCATGCCGTGATGATTGATTAAACGAAAAGACTCCACCATGGGTGATTCCTCCATCCAAGTGGTGTGATAAATCTATGTTAGCCCTTCATGAATGACAGGACAACCCGCCAAAAGAATGAATAAGAAGCAAAAGAGAAGAAACGCCTGTTCCTGTGATAATATTAGGAAGAGGGAGGGACCGATGATGAAGCGTGCCATAAAAGAAAAACTTTCACTTCTTCCGGATCAGCCCGGCTGCTACTTAATGAAGGACAGCGATGGAAAAATTTTATACGTGGGCAAAGCCAAAAGCTTGAAATCCCGCGTTCGTTCCTATTTTACCGGCAGCCATGATGGAAAAACGCAATTGCTGGTATCCCAGATCACCGATTTTGAATATATCGTGACGGATACTCCGATTGAAGCATTGATTCTGGAAGCCAATCTCATTAAGCGACATCGTCCTCATTACAACGTGTTGATGAAGGATGACAAGTCATATCCCTATATTCGGCTGACAAAAGAAGAACATCCCCGTCTGGAAGTGACACGGCGGGTGAAAAAGGACGGCTCCCGTTATTTTGGTCCTTATCCCAATGTACAGGCGGCTCAGCAGACCAAAAAACTGCTGGACAAGTTGTATCCCTTGCGCAAATGCCGTACCCTGCCTAAGCGGGTTTGTCTCTACTACCATCTGGGGCAATGTGTGGCGCCCTGCGAATTTGACGTGGATCCTACTCAATATGAAGAGATGACCAGCCATATTGTTCGTTTTTTAAACGGGGGTCATAAAGAAGTGCAGAAGGATCTGCGCCGCAAAATGGAACAGGCGGCGGAGACTCTCGATTTTGAACGAGCAAAAGAGTTGCGCGATCTTATTCAACATATTGATACGGTGATGGTAAAACAGCAGATTACGATAAACGACCATGTTGACCGGGATGTCTTCGGGTATGTGGCCGACAAAGGGATGATGTGTGTCCAGGTGTTCTTTGTGCGACAAGGGAAGTTGATTGAACGGGATGTTTCCATTTTTCATCATTATGGTGAGGCGGAAGAGGATTTTCTTTCTTTTGTCACTCAGTTTTATCATGAGAAACCGACGCTTCCCCGAGAGATTCACCTACCGGCGGCAGTGGATGCGGAATGGGTAGACCAGTGGCTGGAAGGGGTGCGTGTCCATGTTCCTCAACGCGGTATGAAAAAGCGGCTAGTTGATATGGCGACACAAAATGCGGAAATCGCATTAAAAGAGCGGTTTGAGTTGATGGAGCGGGACCAGGATCGCACGGTGGAGGCTACGCGTAAATTGGGTGAGGCGCTGGGGATCGGATATCCCAAGCGGATTGAGGCCTTTGATAATTCCAATATCCAAGGCGCCGACCCGGTTTCGGCGATGGTGGTCTTTACCGACGGTGTCCCCGATAAAAAAGAGTACCGCAAATATAAAATCCGCTCTGTAACCGGTCCCGATGACTACGGCACGATGCGGGAAGTGATCCGTCGCCGTTATATGCGCGTGTTAAAGGAAGATCTCCCCCTGCCAGAGTTGGTGATTGTGGACGGAGGGAAGGGGCAGATGGCCGCAGCGCTGGATGTGTTGGAAAATGAATTGGGGATCTATGTGCCTGTTGCTGGCCTTGTCAAAGATGAAAAACATAAAACTGCCAAACTGTTGCTGGGTGATCCGCCCTCTGAGGTGGATCTAAAACGGGGAAGCAGCCAGTTTTATCTCTTGCAGCGTATTCAGGAGGAAGTGCATCGTTTTGCGATTACGTTTCATCGCCAAACCCGTGGAAAATCGATGATCCATTCCGTTTTGGACGAGATTCCAGGTGTGGGCAAAAAGCGAAAGCAGATATTGTATCAACATTTTGGCTCCCTACAGCGAATGAGGGAGGCGAGGGTAGAAGAGTTTCGCCAGGCCGGAATCGGTGATAAGCTGGCACGAGAGATTCAGGAACATCTGCGTAACCAGGAGTCGAAACCCTCCTCATGAGCGGACTTCGGATAGGGTTTAAGGGTACATTGATCCTGTTGGCGGGAGGGGCTTCCCGGCGAATGGGTACGGATAAGGCGATGCTGGATTTCGGCGGGGAGCCTCTCGCCTGTCGCATTATTCGTCGCCTTTGTGCTTCGGGGGAATGGGAACCGCTGATCGTTTCCAATAACATCGTACGTTTTGCGTCATGGGGCTGGCCGACCGTAACAGATCGCTGGCCGGGAGCGGGCCCTTTGGCCGGGGTATGCAGCGGATTACAGGCATCCGCCCATGACTGGAATCTGGTGGTGGCGTGTGATATGCCCTTCGCTTCCCTTGAGTTGGCCACCGCCTTGCAGCAAAGGGCGGTAGACACCAGCGTCGATATTAGCATTCCGCAGCGATTAGGGCGACGCCATCCGCTGTTTGGCTGTTATCATCGCCGCTGTCTGCCGGTGGCGGAACGACTGGTCAAATCCGGTCAACGGTCGATGGGGGCGCTACTGGCTGCGGTCGCCGTCACTGTGCTGGAAGAAACGGACTTTCCGCCGGCAGTTCAGTCGGAGCGAGCTCTTTTTAATATGAACCGACCGCAAGATTATGAACAGGCTTTGGAGTGGGATCGTTATGAGGGGCGAGTAAAAAAAGAGGATTTGTGGTAGCGGGGATGATATTGCAAGAGGCGCGAGGGCGGAAATAGGGACCCAGACCCGCTTAAATCATCAATTGGGTTGCTGACAAAAGTCAGCAGCTTTTTTATCTGTCCTAGCCTGGGTTGGTTGCTAGTTTATCTTGAATTTTAATTAACTAAAAACGATATTGTTGACAAGGAAACAAAAATAACGTATCATTTATTTTGTTTCCATTACAACAATAATAGGAGGCGTGTTATGTCAAAAGAAGAAGAACTGAGTTTCATTTTTAATCGAGTGGCAGAAAGACACCACATCATTAAAGACATTGAAAAGAAAAAATTTAAATTTATGACGGAAAACACATTTCTGGAAGTTCATTGTATTGATTTCATCGAAAAACATGACGATCCCAATGTGACAAAGCTTGCAAAAGCTCTTCGCGTAACAAGAGGTGCGATCAGCAAAACAACAAAAAAATTAATTGAAGATGGAGCTATTGAAAAATATCAGAAGCCGGGGAATAAAAAAGAAATTTATTACAAATTAACTGATAGCGGGCGGGAGATTTATTTGGAACATGAAAAATTCCATAGTGAAAGAATTGAGAGGGATAGCGTTTTCTTCAGCCAATTAAGCGAAGAAGAAAAAGATCAGCTGGTGAATATTTTAAATAAGATTTATGCACAAATAGCGAAAGAGCTTAAAAGTTTAGGCATGGAAAATTATATCTAGTTGAATGTAGAATGGGAGGTCATTCATGTATCAAGCAAATCAAAAGATCAAAAAAGAATCCGTCCAATCATTGGACGGAACAGTAATTAGTTATCATGTCATGGGAGAAGGGCCCGGCTTGCTTATTGTTCACGGCGGATTTAGGGCTTCACAGCACTATATAAGACTAGGTGATTCTCTTTCGGATGATTACACGGTTTATATCATGGATCGTCGCGGCCGAAACAATAGTGGCCCCAAGGGCAGTGGATACAGTGTCCAGAAAGAGTGTGAGGATGTCATAGCCATTCTGCAAAAACATCAGGTTTCTTATCTGTTCGGACACAGCTATGGCGGACTTATTTCGTTACATGTGACTTTACAGGAACCAATAAAAAAACTAGCGGTTTACGAGCCAAGTTTGATCGGTTATTTTCCGAGTGATTGGATACCCCGATTTGAGCAAGAATTGAATCAAAATGATTATATTTCGGCAAGTACCACCTTGCTCAAAGGTCTGCAGATGGGTGGGGTAATCGGCAAATTGCCACAGCCTGTATTGAAAAATCTATTTCGGTCAATGGCTAAAGGGCCTGAGTGGGAAGAAAATATTAAACTATTGCGAACACTACCGGAAGAATTGCGTGCAGGACTGCGATTAAAACCTACTATCCAAACATACGAGCAAATATCCATACCGACGATGGTGATGGCGGGCTCTAAAAGTCCCCGATTTTTACGTACGGCTGCACATGAATTAAGTTTAATCTTACCAAACAAACAAAATGTAATTCTATCTTTGGCAGGACTTGATCACAATGCTCCAGACGAAAAAGCTCCGGCTAAAATCGCGCAAACATTAAAATACTTTTTTATAGAGTAAGGAAAGGAGATCGGCATTATGGGGATATTGTACGGGTTAGAAACACCATTGATGGTGCTTTACTTGTTTATCTGGATCATGCTTGGCTGGCTATCCGGACATCTAGGATTTGTATCAGGTTGGGACCAGGTAAAGAAAAATATCCGAATGATAAACGTTTATACGTATCTTGTTGGATTATTAACGGTATTAATTGTGATTGAGGGTGCTCTGGGTTTCGGGTACTTATTTGAGAAGGATAAACAATGGTTCAATTTCATTCTGCTGATCCTGCCATTGGCAAGTGTTTGCTTTTTATCCTTGCCAAAAACAAAACGGATCCTTGAAGCGGTCGATACAACAAATGACGAGATGAATACGGAAATACGTCGATTGACGACGGCTCGATCGTTTGTCCTCCCCTATCAATTGGGTGTATATGCAACGACCATCAATCTTTGTTTTTTCCTATTTCCCTATGGATCTATCACCATAACAGATTACCTGATTCCATGTGCTTTGCTACTCGTCTTATTGATTGCATTATGGTTCCGTTATAGCCGGCGGCAACGAATAATGAGTAAGCAAGATTTTTCTGTTCAAGGCAATTGGATAAACCGCATCATCAGAATTTCCGTCAGCCTTGCTTTATTTAGTGGAAGTATAGCTGCTTTTCTAACATTAGCAGTAGTAACGACAATTTCAAACGGGGAGTCAGAAGAGAATCGTATCGATCATGTGGAAGTAAAAAGTGGCTATGTGGAGACCGAAGGGGACAATCTGTATTACGAAGTGAGGGGAGAAGGTCCACCGCTCCTTATGATCCCCGGAGGAGGAGGCGATGCTGGATTTTATACCTACGTTGCCGATATTCTCGCGGATGAATACCAAGTGATTACGTACGACAGAAGAGGTAACTCCCGTAGTACCCGACACGATCCTCAGAATTTCGAGGTTAGTCAACAGGCTCGTGATGCAGTGGCTGTTCTGCGCGCAACCAATCATGATTCGGCATATGTTTTCGGTAACAGTGGTGGTGCCATCTTTGCGCTGGAAATGGCAGAGAAATTTCCGGAAACGATTCAAGCGGTTGTTGTTCATGAGCCCCCGACCGTCAAAGTGCTGCCTGATCGGGATAAATGGTTAACTCTCTTTTCCGATATATATCAGACAGCCAATCGACTCGGTGTTGAATGGGCCAACCTGCAATTTGCTTTTTCAGTTGGGGTTCCTGCAAGTGCATTTACGCATATCCCACAAGATTTTCAAGAACGAAACGCAGAGAATACAGAAACCCTCATCCAAAACGAAATGCTGCCCGCTATCAATTACGAACCCAATATCGAAAAACTAAAAAGGAACGGAGTAAAGGTGATTATGGCGGCGGGCGAGTTGTCGCTAGAAAAAGAGAGGTTTTACGCTCAAACGGCACTGATCTTAGCAAAACAATTAGATGCTGAATTTGTGATTTTTCCCGGTCACCACCTGTCTTATTTCGATTCGCCGGCGGAATGGGCAGAAACATTACGCCAAGCGTTTCAGGACTGATAAGCGGGAGGAAAGTTACGACTGACAACCCCTAGTTTCAACCTTGGGGATAATAGCGATCTTCCTTCAATCATGGGGATAGAAGAGTCCTACACCTTGCTTTCTGGTGTTATGTTTTCAACCACAAAGTAAAATCCCCTCCAAGTATACAGGAAGGGGTTTACCTTTTACTGTTCACTTGAAGGGGATCATATCAGCCAGGGTTGAGGCGGAGGGGTTATTTTTTTGCATCCGCAGCCGTGGGTGCCTCGCCTTGAACAGCACTAACGTCCTGTTTGGTGGCTTCCGGTTTGTTCTGTTTATCGTCGTCGTTGATACCAGCCACGGAATCTTTAAATTCCTTTAACGTGCGGCCGGCGGCTCGACCCAACTCCGGCAACTTGCTGGGGCCGAACAGGAGCAGCGCAACCAGAAGAATTAAGAGAAAACCCGGGAGTCCGATACTGCCGAGACCCATAAATATCACTCCTAACCCCCACTGTTGTGTGAGGGGAATGGTTGTGAGTTAGTGTCCACTTTACTATCCTCATTATACCGGATCCTCCGTTCACTTCAAGTTCAAGGGCTGAAGCGTCACCAATCCGCCATGCTGTATACAGGATCCTTCAGCGATTACCGGCAATCAATCATATCCACCAGCTGATTAGTTGAGAAGCGCAATTTCCATTCATTTCCCGATGAGAAACGGCATTTGCAGGATTGTGCCATTACGGGGGGTGTGTTAGCATGCTTATAAGTTTAAACGCGTTCAGAAGAAGACAACAACGCTCCTTTTGGGCGCTAAAAACGAATAGTACCTCACGACATACATGTGAAGTAGAGGCGCGATGGTCATCAGTACCGTTTCCGAGGCGCGGGAGCCACAGAAGAAACGGGAAAGGGATTGTCGCCGAAGCGAACTTCCCCCGCTGGAAGAGAGCTGGGCCCGTTACCGAACAGGGACGGAACTGTCACGAACTTTCGTGGAGCACTAACTCACAAGGGAACCAGTGGGGCTGGTCAAACCGTTAGGTAGGGCGACAGCTGGGACTTCCCGTTGTCGCTTTTCTATTTTTGAAGAGCCTCACCAATAAAGCCCGAAGAAAAGAGAGGAGATCGCGCAAACCATGGGATTGGTCGTGCAAAAATTTGGAGGAACTTCCGTCGGAAGTGTGGAGCGGATTCAAAAGGTGGCGGAACGCATCAACCGTACCATCCGCGAGGGAAATCAAGTCGTTGTGACGGTGTCCGCCATGGGAAAGACCACGGATGAATTGGTGGGTCTGGCCAAAGCGATCACAGACCGCCCGTCGCAGCGGGAGATGGATGTGTTGTTGACCACCGGAGAGCAAGTCACCATCGCGCTGTTAAGCATGGCGTTACAGCAACGGGGGATTAAGGCTCATCCGATGACTGGTTGGCAAGCGGGCATCCACACTGATGACGTATATGGAAAAGCGCGGATCGAATCGATTGATACGGAGCGGGTGCGAGCATGCCTGGATCAGGGAGAAGTGGTAGTAGTAGCAGGATTCCAGGGAATTTCCCCGGATGGACATATTACCACATTGGGGCGCGGTGGCTCCGATACCACTGCGGTGGCATTAGCGGCGGCATTACAAGCAGACCGATGTGAGATTTTTACCGACGTGACCGGGGTATTTACCGCAGACCCGCGTTTGGCGCCACAAGCGCGTAAGTTGCAAGAAATCTCCTTTGAAGAGATGTTGGAGTTGGCCAATTTGGGAGCAGGCGTATTACATCCACGCTCGGTGGAGTGTGCTATGACCCACGGGGTACCGTTGGTGGTCCGTTCCAGCTTTGTCGATGAAGAAGGAACCTGGGTGAAGGAGGCAGCACAGATGGAAGAAGTATGGAATGTACGCGGGGTGGCCCATGATTTACAAGTAGCGCGAGTAAAAGTGTTGGGATTGCCCAACTCCAGCAAAACACTGACCACACTGTTTAGCCGTTTGGCTGACGCTCATATCAACGTCGATATGATTGTAACCAGCGAGCATGCGCGGGAGCGGATCGATGTCGCTTTTAGTGTCCATGAGAATGAATGGGAGTCGGCAAAAGAAGTGATCGAGGGTTTAAAAGATGAATTGCGCTACCTTGAGGTATTGTCGGAAACCGGTCTGGCCAAGGTATCCACCGTTGGTGCCGGTATGGTGACCAATCCCGGTGTTGCCGCAAAAATGTTTACTTCCCTTTCGGAAGCCAATATCCATATTAAAATGGTATCCACATCAGAAATTAAAATTTCCTGTGTGATCGCCAAAGAGCAAGCAACCCGGGCGGTAAAAGAACTGCATCGTGCATTTGGTCTCGACGTGGAAGAAGCCTTAACCGCGGTACCCTCCTAAAAAAGCTTTACGGCTCCTGTTTGAAAACAGGAGCTTTTTTATATTCTTTGCAGTCATTCCAGCCTGAGACATGGCAACTAACTCTTTTTGAACCATGGGGCTCACGGGGTTCGCTTGGTCAACTTCTCCGGGTTACTTGAAATTCCCAAGAAATCCTCTGTGTTTACGCATGGGAAGTGGTCAATGTTGGGGACAAGAGCAGGAAAGCAACCTTACTAAATAGAAAATAAATATGTTAGGGCGTCATATGATTGATTATCAGTCATCATTGATGTCCGAAAAGTCCGTATCGACAGATCAATCATGCGCGCTTGCCGTCAGGAGGTGTCCCGTAAAAATGTGGCGTTATATCGGAAAACGAATACTGTTGATGCTTCTCTCTTTATGGTTGATCTCTACACTTACCTTTTGGTTGATGCATGCGATTCCTGGGGACCCCTTTACATCCGATCGAAATCTGCCGGAGCAAACGTTGGCCAATTTACAGGCGCAATACGGGTTAGACCAACCCAAACCTGTCCAGTATCTGATCTATATGGGTAATCTGGCTAAACTGGACCTTGGGATGTCCATCAATAATCTGGGTCGCTCCGTCAACGATCTATTGGCGGATGGTTTTCCGGCCTCGGCTCAATTGGGTGCTCAGGCGTTGATTCTAGCTACTTTTGCTGGGATTGTGATGGGGACTGTGGCGGCTTTACGGCAAAACCGGCTTCCAGATTACACGTTGATGGTGTTGGCCGTATTGGGAATTTCCATTCCCAACTTCGTCCTTGCCCCGATTATGCAAAAATTCTTGGGACTGGAGTGGGATCTTTTACCCCTGGCAGGTTGGGGGGAGTTTGACCAGACCATCTTGCCGGCGATGGCCCTCGCTTTTAGTCCGTTAGCTCTGGTTACAAGGCTGATGCGTTCCAGTATGTTGGATGTGATCAGTCAAGATTACATACGAACGGCCCGCTCCAAAGGTCTACCTCCGTGGCGGGTAATCACTCGTCACACATTGCGCAATGCCATCATTCCAGTGTTGACCATCCTCGGTCCTATGACCGCTACCATTTTAACCGGCAGCTTTATCATTGAGCAGATCTTTTCCATTCCCGGCATTGGCGCCTATTTTGTCGAAAGTATTTCCAATCGAGATTACCCGATGATTATGGGTACGACGATTTTTTACTCCGCCTTTTTGGTACTGATGAACTTTTTGGTCGACTTGGCTTATGGCCTGGTAGATCCCAGAATCAAACTGGGTTCTAAGGAGGTGGCCTAATCATGTCGATCCCGGCACATCGTTTTGAACGAGCACCAAAGACGCAACAGGCGGAGGTGATCAAGCGTCCTAGCGCCCACTACTGGCAAGATGCCTGGCGCAGGCTTCGTCAAAATTGGCTGGCGATGATCGGGCTTTATACGATTCTAGCCTTATTTCTGTTGGCGATTCTGGGACCGCTGATCAGCGACCATACGTATTATGGCAATCGATTGGACCACAAAAACGAATCCCCCTCTCAGGAAAACTGGTTTGGTACTGATGAACTGGGGCGGGATCTGTTTGTCCGCACTTGGTACGGCGCCCGTATTTCCCTGACGATCGGCGTGGTTGCCGCACTTATCGATTTGGTCATTGGTGTTCTTTATGGCGGAATCGCAGGATACAAGGGCGGTCGGGTGGATGAGATTATGATGCGGATTGTGGATGTATTGTGGGGATTGCCTTACTTACTGGTGGTGATCCTGCTGCTGGTGGTGTTGGAGCCCGGCTTGTTGACGATCATCATCGCCTTAACCGCCACCGGTTGGCTCAATATGGCCCGTCTTGTCAGAGGGCAGGTGTTGCAGTTAAAACAACAGGAATTTGTATTAGCTGCCCGCACCCTAGGGGCCGATACTCGCAGGCTGATGCAAAAGCATTTGATCCCAAATGCGATGGGACCGATCATTGTCATGCTCACCTTTACGGTTCCCAGCGCCATCTTTGCGGAAGCATTTCTCAGCTTCTTAGGTCTAGGGGTGCAAGCGCCGATCGCCAGCTGGGGCACCATGATCAACGATGCCTTGGTGGTGATTTTGTCCGATGAATGGTGGCGTCTCTTTTTCCCGGCCTTTATGCTTAGCTTGACGCTGCTGGCTTTTAACGCCCTGGGAGACGGTTTGCGCGATGCGTTGGACCCCAAAATGCGAAAATAGGGAAATAGGGCATTTACCCAAAGGAGAGGTAGCCCTAAAGGACTACGTATTAGAAGGGGCTTTGCCCGAAGGAGAGGTAGCCCTAAAGGACAACGCATTAGAAGGGGCTTTGCCCGAAGGAGTGGTAGGCGATGGAATCTATATTGGAGATTAAAAATTTAAAGGTCACCTTTCATACCCATGCCGGTCCTGTGCACGCCGTTCGTGGAGTCAATCTAAAAGTAGGCAAAGGAGAAGCATTGGCCATCGTAGGAGAGTCGGGCAGTGGAAAAAGTGTGACCGCACAAGCGATTCTCCGCTTGATTCCCTCTCC
This window harbors:
- the uvrC gene encoding excinuclease ABC subunit UvrC, whose translation is MKRAIKEKLSLLPDQPGCYLMKDSDGKILYVGKAKSLKSRVRSYFTGSHDGKTQLLVSQITDFEYIVTDTPIEALILEANLIKRHRPHYNVLMKDDKSYPYIRLTKEEHPRLEVTRRVKKDGSRYFGPYPNVQAAQQTKKLLDKLYPLRKCRTLPKRVCLYYHLGQCVAPCEFDVDPTQYEEMTSHIVRFLNGGHKEVQKDLRRKMEQAAETLDFERAKELRDLIQHIDTVMVKQQITINDHVDRDVFGYVADKGMMCVQVFFVRQGKLIERDVSIFHHYGEAEEDFLSFVTQFYHEKPTLPREIHLPAAVDAEWVDQWLEGVRVHVPQRGMKKRLVDMATQNAEIALKERFELMERDQDRTVEATRKLGEALGIGYPKRIEAFDNSNIQGADPVSAMVVFTDGVPDKKEYRKYKIRSVTGPDDYGTMREVIRRRYMRVLKEDLPLPELVIVDGGKGQMAAALDVLENELGIYVPVAGLVKDEKHKTAKLLLGDPPSEVDLKRGSSQFYLLQRIQEEVHRFAITFHRQTRGKSMIHSVLDEIPGVGKKRKQILYQHFGSLQRMREARVEEFRQAGIGDKLAREIQEHLRNQESKPSS
- the mobA gene encoding molybdenum cofactor guanylyltransferase, whose protein sequence is MSGLRIGFKGTLILLAGGASRRMGTDKAMLDFGGEPLACRIIRRLCASGEWEPLIVSNNIVRFASWGWPTVTDRWPGAGPLAGVCSGLQASAHDWNLVVACDMPFASLELATALQQRAVDTSVDISIPQRLGRRHPLFGCYHRRCLPVAERLVKSGQRSMGALLAAVAVTVLEETDFPPAVQSERALFNMNRPQDYEQALEWDRYEGRVKKEDLW
- a CDS encoding MarR family winged helix-turn-helix transcriptional regulator, which gives rise to MSKEEELSFIFNRVAERHHIIKDIEKKKFKFMTENTFLEVHCIDFIEKHDDPNVTKLAKALRVTRGAISKTTKKLIEDGAIEKYQKPGNKKEIYYKLTDSGREIYLEHEKFHSERIERDSVFFSQLSEEEKDQLVNILNKIYAQIAKELKSLGMENYI
- a CDS encoding alpha/beta fold hydrolase encodes the protein MYQANQKIKKESVQSLDGTVISYHVMGEGPGLLIVHGGFRASQHYIRLGDSLSDDYTVYIMDRRGRNNSGPKGSGYSVQKECEDVIAILQKHQVSYLFGHSYGGLISLHVTLQEPIKKLAVYEPSLIGYFPSDWIPRFEQELNQNDYISASTTLLKGLQMGGVIGKLPQPVLKNLFRSMAKGPEWEENIKLLRTLPEELRAGLRLKPTIQTYEQISIPTMVMAGSKSPRFLRTAAHELSLILPNKQNVILSLAGLDHNAPDEKAPAKIAQTLKYFFIE
- a CDS encoding alpha/beta fold hydrolase, with translation MGILYGLETPLMVLYLFIWIMLGWLSGHLGFVSGWDQVKKNIRMINVYTYLVGLLTVLIVIEGALGFGYLFEKDKQWFNFILLILPLASVCFLSLPKTKRILEAVDTTNDEMNTEIRRLTTARSFVLPYQLGVYATTINLCFFLFPYGSITITDYLIPCALLLVLLIALWFRYSRRQRIMSKQDFSVQGNWINRIIRISVSLALFSGSIAAFLTLAVVTTISNGESEENRIDHVEVKSGYVETEGDNLYYEVRGEGPPLLMIPGGGGDAGFYTYVADILADEYQVITYDRRGNSRSTRHDPQNFEVSQQARDAVAVLRATNHDSAYVFGNSGGAIFALEMAEKFPETIQAVVVHEPPTVKVLPDRDKWLTLFSDIYQTANRLGVEWANLQFAFSVGVPASAFTHIPQDFQERNAENTETLIQNEMLPAINYEPNIEKLKRNGVKVIMAAGELSLEKERFYAQTALILAKQLDAEFVIFPGHHLSYFDSPAEWAETLRQAFQD
- the tatA gene encoding twin-arginine translocase TatA/TatE family subunit; its protein translation is MGLGSIGLPGFLLILLVALLLFGPSKLPELGRAAGRTLKEFKDSVAGINDDDKQNKPEATKQDVSAVQGEAPTAADAKK
- a CDS encoding aspartate kinase, yielding MGLVVQKFGGTSVGSVERIQKVAERINRTIREGNQVVVTVSAMGKTTDELVGLAKAITDRPSQREMDVLLTTGEQVTIALLSMALQQRGIKAHPMTGWQAGIHTDDVYGKARIESIDTERVRACLDQGEVVVVAGFQGISPDGHITTLGRGGSDTTAVALAAALQADRCEIFTDVTGVFTADPRLAPQARKLQEISFEEMLELANLGAGVLHPRSVECAMTHGVPLVVRSSFVDEEGTWVKEAAQMEEVWNVRGVAHDLQVARVKVLGLPNSSKTLTTLFSRLADAHINVDMIVTSEHARERIDVAFSVHENEWESAKEVIEGLKDELRYLEVLSETGLAKVSTVGAGMVTNPGVAAKMFTSLSEANIHIKMVSTSEIKISCVIAKEQATRAVKELHRAFGLDVEEALTAVPS
- a CDS encoding ABC transporter permease translates to MWRYIGKRILLMLLSLWLISTLTFWLMHAIPGDPFTSDRNLPEQTLANLQAQYGLDQPKPVQYLIYMGNLAKLDLGMSINNLGRSVNDLLADGFPASAQLGAQALILATFAGIVMGTVAALRQNRLPDYTLMVLAVLGISIPNFVLAPIMQKFLGLEWDLLPLAGWGEFDQTILPAMALAFSPLALVTRLMRSSMLDVISQDYIRTARSKGLPPWRVITRHTLRNAIIPVLTILGPMTATILTGSFIIEQIFSIPGIGAYFVESISNRDYPMIMGTTIFYSAFLVLMNFLVDLAYGLVDPRIKLGSKEVA
- a CDS encoding ABC transporter permease yields the protein MSIPAHRFERAPKTQQAEVIKRPSAHYWQDAWRRLRQNWLAMIGLYTILALFLLAILGPLISDHTYYGNRLDHKNESPSQENWFGTDELGRDLFVRTWYGARISLTIGVVAALIDLVIGVLYGGIAGYKGGRVDEIMMRIVDVLWGLPYLLVVILLLVVLEPGLLTIIIALTATGWLNMARLVRGQVLQLKQQEFVLAARTLGADTRRLMQKHLIPNAMGPIIVMLTFTVPSAIFAEAFLSFLGLGVQAPIASWGTMINDALVVILSDEWWRLFFPAFMLSLTLLAFNALGDGLRDALDPKMRK